From the Carya illinoinensis cultivar Pawnee chromosome 4, C.illinoinensisPawnee_v1, whole genome shotgun sequence genome, one window contains:
- the LOC122307748 gene encoding 3-oxoacyl-[acyl-carrier-protein] synthase II, chloroplastic-like, producing MAASSMTSPLCTWLVAACMSVTCGADHSTCPSMFSSSKRHSKWTRSRTRVLSKCSSEFQRGLISSLCGSSIQGLMSSCLAFEPCHEYYSSKGLSSTGFSSLFGSNNVPLNRRQRRLNRPPRFGEAMAVAVEPAREVAIKKRPLTKQRRVVVTGMGVVTPLGHDPDVFYNNLLEGVSGISEIEAFDCSQFPTRIAGEIKSFSTDGWVAPKLSKRMDKFMLYMLTAGKKALADGGITEDVMNNLDKRKCGVLIGSGMGGMKVFNDAIEALRVSYKKMNPFCVPFATTNMGSAMLAMDLGWMGPNYSISTACATSNFCILNAANHITRGEADVMLCGGSDATVIPIGLGGFVACRALSQRNSDPAKASRPWDINRDGFVMGEGSGVLLLEELEHAKGRGANIYAEFLGGSFTCDAYHMTEPRPDGVGIILCIERALAQSGVSREDVNYINAHATSTQAGDLKEYHALIHCFGQNTELKVNSTKSMTGHLLGAAGAVEAVAAVQAIRTGWVHPNVNLENPDEGVNTSVLVGPKKERLDVKAALSNSFGFGGHNSSIIFAPYK from the exons aTGGCCGCTTCGTCTATGACATCTCCGCTCTGCACGTGGCTGGTCGCTGCTTGCATGTCGGTCACATGCGGCGCAGACCACTCCACGTGCCCTTCCATGTTCAGTTCCAGCAAGAGACACAGCAAATGGACTCGCAGCAGGACGAGGGTCTTGTCCAAATGCAGCTCTGAATTCCAGAGGGGCCTGATTTCCTCCCTGTGTGGATCGAGCATTCAAGGCCTCATGAGCTCCTGCCTCGCTTTTGAGCCATGCCACGAGTACTATAGCTCCAAGGGCCTTTCTTCTACGGGTTTTTCCTCTCTGTTCGGATCCAATAACGTTCCTCTGAATCGTAGACAGAGGCGTTTGAATCGACCACCCCGTTTCG GGGAAGCCATGGCTGTAGCTGTGGAACCTGCCCGGGAAGTCGCTATAAAAAAGAGACCTCTCACAAAGCAAAGGCGAGTAGTTGTGACAGGGATGGGTGTGGTGACCCCACTTGGTCATGATCCAGATGTTTTCTACAATAATTTGCTTGAGGGTGTCAGCGGCATAAGTGAAATTGAGGCTTTTGATTGTTCCCAATTTCCAACG AGAATTGCTGGAGAGATCAAGTCTTTTTCTACTGATGGATGGGTTGCACCAAAACTTTCCAAGAGGATGGACAAATTCATGCTTTACATGCTTACTGCGGGCAAAAAAGCATTGGCAGATGGTGGAATTACAGAAGATGTAATGAATAATTTAGACAAAAGAAAATGTGGAGTTTTGATTGGCTCGGGAATGGGTGGCATGAAG GTTTTTAACGATGCAATTGAAGCTTTAAGGGTTTCATACAAGAAGATGAACCCTTTCTGCGTACCTTTTGCGACTACAAATATGGGTTCTGCCATGCTTGCAATGGATCTG GGATGGATGGGCCCAAACTATTCTATCTCTACTGCTTGTGCCACAAGCAATTTTTGTATATTGAATGCAGCAAACCATATCACTAGAGGTGAAGCT GATGTGATGCTTTGTGGTGGCTCAGATGCGACAGTTATACCTATTG GCTTGGGAGGTTTTGTAGCATGCAGAGCACTTTCCCAGAGGAATAGTGATCCTGCAAAAGCTTCACGCCCTTGGGATATT AATCGCGATGGGTTTGTTATGGGAGAAGGATCCGGGGTTTTGCTCTTAGAAGAATTAGAGCATGCTAAG GGAAGAGGTGCAAATATCTATGCAGAATTCCTGGGTGGAAGCTTCACTTGTGATGCTTATCACATGACCGAGCCACGACCTGATG GGGTTGGTATTATCCTCTGCATAGAAAGGGCGTTAGCTCAGTCTGGGGTGTCTAGGGAAGATGTGAATTACATAAATGCACATGCTACCTCCACACAAGCTGGAGACTTGAAAGAATACCATGCTCTTATTCATTGTTTTGGCCAGAATACTGAG TTGAAAGTGAATTCTACAAAATCTATGACTGGTCACCTATTAGGAGCAGCTGGTGCTGTGGAAGCTGTTGCAGCAGTACAG GCAATTCGGACGGGGTGGGTACATCCAAATGTCAACCTGGAAAATCCAGATGAAGGCGTG AACACAAGTGTGCTGGTGGGCCCAAAAAAAGAGAGACTGGACGTCAAGGCGGCGTTGTCTAATTCATTTGGGTTTGGTGGTCACAACTCATCGATCATTTTTGCACCTTACAAGTGA